The Novosphingobium terrae genome has a window encoding:
- a CDS encoding TonB-dependent receptor plug domain-containing protein yields the protein MKVAFSNALLGSAAPLVLGVCLVSGTAFAQDAAKPNEPKAEEAQTIVVTGSILRRTNTETVSPVTTITADQLDQRGISTVQEGLQTLAANNGPALTNSFTANGAFAAGASAISLRGLTTNSTLVLFDGLRAAYYPLADDGSRNFVDLNTIPDDIIEKVDVLKDGASSAYGADAIAGVVNIKTKRQFKGLSIRAEGGISSRADAGSQRISITAGKGDIEENGYNAYVSGFYYHSAELYNRDRPYPFNTSNYGRLGNVASTGVTGGVNDNGTYTQGTPTSSIFYVRPYDATNTTAVAGSRFAALNTAQCRGTNYTLNATDLAANPTAPTTVCGVDYTAAYGVIQPEIKRYGGSAKVTAKLNDTIEAYAEFNFLQTTTDYTGQPAVIRGNAPAGIYYPQFSNSAAAGGAYTLNSGIIALPVYVCARAAGVSAVNVNGVPTVPGCTAANGTLNPNNPYAAQGYVARIQGRDLSSVTYNETRNRTYRGAFGVSGQVTDAITFDVGGTAMHDDLRRLQRGYVNIQHLLDVVADGTYNFVNPAANSQAVNDYLKPDNITNATSDQVQLQANMGFKLADLPGGPLQVAIGGSERYEAVNAPSGNSDFNGPTQRYFTLNAFGTVGSRWISSAYGEISAPVVKSLELTAAGRYDHYSSGQSAFSPKAGFKFKPVRQVMIRGTWSKGFRIPSFGEANSLPTTGYVTNPSNVFNDAYLAQYTNPALGTPCNVANFAKACPAYLTAGSYGYTTLATPTLKSEKSRSFTLGAVFEPVRNLSFTVDFYDIKKDQLITAPLAAPALIAYYSGGAIPAGYTVTADGPDTSDAFVSPTAKPRAALVLANLINANSQTVRGMDFEAEFRHKFSHNVTWTSSLEADWIMLLETKFADGHTERYDGTLGNYNLTAGSGTPSVKGTWMNTLEIGKVKITDTLNYISGYNLSAMDQGGTYKDCSLRPSYWSACNVKSLITTDVNVQVKVNDQFTVYGTVNNLLNQMPPIDPVTYGAHGYNPVQGGTAILGRYFKVGAKVNF from the coding sequence ATGAAAGTAGCATTTAGCAATGCGCTGCTGGGCAGCGCTGCGCCGCTCGTTCTCGGCGTGTGCCTGGTTTCCGGCACGGCCTTCGCACAGGATGCCGCCAAGCCGAACGAACCCAAGGCTGAAGAGGCTCAGACCATCGTGGTGACGGGCTCGATCCTGCGCCGCACCAATACCGAGACCGTTTCGCCGGTCACCACCATCACTGCCGATCAACTTGACCAGCGCGGCATCAGCACAGTGCAGGAAGGCCTGCAGACGCTGGCCGCCAACAACGGTCCGGCGCTGACCAACAGCTTCACCGCCAACGGCGCCTTTGCTGCCGGTGCCTCGGCGATCTCGCTGCGTGGCCTGACCACCAACTCGACCTTGGTGCTGTTCGACGGTCTGCGCGCTGCTTACTATCCGCTGGCCGATGACGGCTCGCGCAACTTCGTCGACCTCAACACCATCCCCGATGACATCATCGAGAAGGTGGACGTTCTGAAGGACGGCGCTTCCTCGGCTTACGGCGCCGACGCCATCGCCGGCGTTGTCAACATCAAGACCAAGCGTCAGTTCAAGGGTCTGTCGATCCGCGCTGAGGGCGGCATTTCCAGCCGTGCCGACGCCGGCTCGCAGCGGATCAGCATCACGGCTGGTAAGGGCGACATCGAGGAAAACGGCTACAACGCCTACGTCAGCGGTTTCTACTACCACTCGGCCGAGCTGTATAACCGCGATCGTCCCTATCCTTTCAACACCTCCAACTACGGCCGTCTGGGCAATGTCGCCTCGACCGGCGTGACGGGGGGTGTGAACGACAACGGCACCTACACGCAGGGCACGCCCACCAGCTCGATCTTCTACGTCCGTCCCTATGATGCGACGAACACCACGGCTGTGGCAGGCTCGCGCTTTGCCGCGCTCAACACGGCTCAGTGCCGCGGCACCAATTACACGCTGAACGCCACCGATCTGGCGGCCAATCCCACGGCGCCGACCACGGTTTGCGGCGTTGACTATACGGCTGCCTATGGTGTGATCCAGCCCGAGATCAAGCGTTACGGCGGTTCGGCCAAGGTCACGGCCAAGCTGAACGACACGATCGAGGCCTATGCCGAGTTCAACTTCCTGCAGACCACTACGGATTACACCGGCCAGCCCGCCGTGATCCGCGGTAACGCGCCTGCCGGTATCTACTATCCGCAGTTCAGCAACTCCGCTGCTGCCGGCGGCGCCTACACGCTCAACTCGGGTATCATTGCTCTGCCGGTCTATGTTTGCGCCCGCGCTGCTGGCGTGTCGGCCGTGAACGTCAATGGCGTGCCCACCGTTCCGGGCTGCACTGCCGCCAATGGCACGCTTAATCCGAACAACCCCTATGCCGCTCAGGGATATGTTGCCCGTATCCAGGGCCGCGATCTGAGCAGCGTGACCTACAACGAAACGCGCAACCGTACCTATCGCGGCGCCTTCGGCGTGTCGGGGCAGGTCACCGATGCGATCACCTTCGATGTGGGCGGTACCGCCATGCATGACGATCTGCGTCGTCTGCAGCGCGGTTATGTCAACATCCAGCATCTGCTGGATGTGGTGGCTGACGGCACCTATAATTTCGTCAATCCCGCCGCCAACTCGCAAGCTGTGAATGACTATCTGAAGCCCGACAACATCACCAACGCGACTTCGGATCAGGTTCAGCTGCAGGCCAACATGGGCTTCAAGCTGGCCGACCTGCCCGGCGGCCCGCTGCAGGTGGCCATTGGTGGTTCGGAGCGCTATGAAGCGGTGAACGCTCCCAGCGGCAACAGCGACTTCAACGGCCCGACCCAGCGTTACTTCACTCTCAATGCCTTCGGCACGGTAGGTAGCCGCTGGATTTCCTCGGCCTATGGTGAAATTTCGGCCCCTGTTGTGAAGTCGTTGGAGCTGACGGCTGCTGGTCGTTATGACCACTATTCGAGCGGTCAGAGCGCCTTCTCGCCCAAGGCCGGCTTCAAGTTCAAGCCGGTTCGTCAGGTGATGATCCGCGGCACCTGGTCGAAGGGCTTCCGCATCCCGTCCTTCGGCGAGGCGAACTCGCTGCCGACCACGGGCTATGTGACCAACCCGTCCAATGTGTTCAACGATGCCTATCTGGCTCAGTACACCAACCCGGCACTTGGCACGCCTTGTAACGTTGCCAACTTCGCAAAGGCTTGCCCTGCCTATCTGACGGCAGGTAGCTACGGCTACACTACGCTGGCGACCCCGACCTTGAAGTCGGAAAAGTCGCGCAGCTTCACGCTGGGGGCGGTGTTCGAACCGGTGCGCAACCTGTCCTTCACTGTCGACTTCTACGACATCAAGAAGGACCAGTTGATCACCGCGCCGCTGGCGGCGCCTGCGCTGATCGCTTACTACTCGGGTGGTGCGATCCCCGCCGGTTACACTGTCACCGCCGATGGCCCGGATACGTCGGACGCTTTCGTGTCGCCCACGGCCAAGCCGCGCGCGGCTCTGGTTCTGGCTAATTTGATCAACGCCAACAGCCAGACGGTGCGTGGCATGGACTTCGAGGCGGAGTTCCGTCACAAGTTCAGCCACAATGTGACTTGGACCAGCTCGCTTGAAGCGGACTGGATCATGCTGCTCGAAACAAAGTTCGCCGATGGCCATACCGAGCGCTATGATGGTACGCTGGGTAACTACAACCTGACCGCCGGTTCGGGCACGCCCAGCGTCAAGGGCACCTGGATGAACACGCTGGAAATCGGCAAGGTGAAGATCACCGACACGCTGAACTACATCAGCGGTTACAACCTGTCGGCGATGGACCAGGGCGGTACCTACAAGGACTGCAGCCTGCGTCCTTCCTATTGGTCGGCGTGCAACGTGAAGAGCCTGATCACCACCGACGTGAACGTGCAGGTGAAGGTCAATGACCAGTTCACTGTTTACGGCACGGTCAACAATCTGCTCAACCAGATGCCGCCGATCGATCCGGTGACCTATGGTGCGCATGGCTACAACCCTGTGCAGGGCGGTACCGCCATTCTGGGCCGCTACTTCAAGGTTGGCGCGAAGGTGAACTTCTAA
- the purD gene encoding phosphoribosylamine--glycine ligase: MNILLLGSGGREHALAWQLAQSQAVRSGGKLFAAPGNPGIAQDAECVKLDVTNHDAVVAFCHLQAIGLVVVGPEAPLVDGLGDSLRAAGVPVFGPSKEAAQLEGSKGFTKDLCARAGIPTAGYERVSSEADAMAALERFGAPVVIKADGLAAGKGVTVAMTMDEAVAAVKDIFAGRFGSAGAEAVIEEFMTGEEASFFALTDGTSIMAFASAQDHKRVGEGDTGPNTGGMGAYSPAPVLTPELEAEVMERIIAPTVSTLAAEGTPYCGVLFAGLMLTANGPSLIEYNARFGDPETQVMMSRLQSDLAELLLACATGELASAKPPVFSKDTALTVVLAAQNYPETPKKGGTIKGIDKAEATGAKVFHAGTALSEGTLTINGGRVLNVTATGATVTEAQKAAYAAVDAITAPDLFCRRDIGWREVAREAEG; encoded by the coding sequence ATGAACATCCTTCTCCTGGGCTCGGGCGGGCGCGAACATGCGCTGGCGTGGCAGCTGGCGCAATCCCAAGCGGTGCGTAGCGGTGGAAAGCTCTTCGCCGCGCCCGGGAATCCGGGCATCGCGCAAGACGCCGAATGCGTGAAGCTGGATGTGACGAACCATGATGCCGTGGTCGCCTTCTGCCACCTGCAGGCCATCGGTCTGGTGGTCGTCGGCCCCGAAGCGCCGCTGGTCGATGGCCTTGGCGATTCGCTGCGCGCGGCGGGCGTGCCGGTGTTCGGGCCCTCGAAGGAAGCGGCCCAGCTGGAAGGCTCCAAGGGCTTCACCAAGGATCTGTGCGCCCGCGCGGGCATCCCCACCGCCGGTTACGAGCGCGTCTCCAGCGAGGCCGACGCCATGGCTGCTCTGGAGCGTTTCGGCGCGCCCGTGGTGATCAAGGCCGATGGGCTCGCCGCCGGCAAGGGCGTCACCGTCGCCATGACGATGGATGAGGCCGTCGCCGCCGTGAAGGACATCTTCGCCGGTCGCTTCGGCTCGGCGGGCGCCGAAGCCGTGATCGAGGAGTTCATGACCGGCGAGGAAGCCAGCTTCTTCGCCCTCACCGATGGCACCAGCATCATGGCCTTCGCCAGTGCTCAGGACCATAAGCGCGTGGGCGAAGGCGACACCGGCCCCAACACTGGCGGCATGGGCGCCTACTCCCCCGCCCCCGTGCTGACGCCCGAACTGGAAGCCGAGGTGATGGAGCGCATCATCGCCCCCACCGTCAGCACGCTGGCCGCCGAGGGAACGCCCTATTGCGGCGTACTCTTCGCCGGGCTGATGCTGACCGCCAACGGCCCGAGCCTGATCGAATACAACGCCCGCTTCGGCGACCCCGAAACGCAGGTGATGATGAGCCGCCTGCAGTCGGACCTGGCCGAGCTGCTGCTGGCCTGCGCCACGGGCGAGCTGGCCTCTGCCAAGCCGCCGGTGTTCAGCAAGGACACCGCGCTGACGGTGGTGCTGGCCGCGCAGAACTATCCCGAAACACCCAAGAAGGGCGGCACCATCAAGGGCATCGACAAGGCCGAGGCCACGGGTGCTAAGGTCTTCCACGCGGGCACGGCTTTGTCGGAAGGCACACTGACCATCAATGGCGGTCGTGTGCTGAACGTCACGGCGACGGGTGCGACTGTGACAGAGGCGCAGAAAGCCGCCTATGCCGCCGTGGATGCCATCACCGCGCCCGACCTGTTCTGCCGCCGCGATATCGGCTGGCGCGAAGTGGCGCGTGAGGCGGAAGGCTGA
- the rpmB gene encoding 50S ribosomal protein L28 yields MSRICELTGKGRQVGHNVSHANNKTKRVFLPNLQNVTLLSEALDRGFKFRVSTHGLRSVEHVGGLDNWLLKTADCKLSRNALRVKREVKKAAVVAA; encoded by the coding sequence ATGTCCCGTATTTGCGAACTGACTGGCAAGGGCCGTCAGGTTGGCCACAATGTCAGCCACGCCAACAACAAGACCAAGCGCGTCTTCCTGCCTAACCTGCAGAACGTCACGCTGCTGTCGGAAGCCCTGGATCGTGGCTTCAAGTTCCGCGTTTCTACGCACGGCCTGCGCTCTGTCGAGCACGTCGGCGGCCTGGATAACTGGCTGCTGAAGACGGCTGACTGCAAGCTGAGCCGCAACGCTCTGCGCGTGAAGCGCGAAGTGAAGAAGGCTGCTGTCGTCGCCGCCTGA
- a CDS encoding sensor histidine kinase: MAVLPFQPTPFFANKNRAFWRLQVVGWVGALVLRAMSLLATGQSWSPLALVVVEIINGFSISLLLAVIYRQLMGQRALLTWGVTAVVLPLAVCLYAFMDAWVVDLSHPDSTSGFPQLFVQVFFYDAALLGAWSALYYAINFFLRVEEQNDALLRLEVQATNAQLAMLRYQLNPHFLFNTLNSISTLVLLGQTEPANAMLTRLSSFLRYTLINEPEGRVTVAKEVETLKLYLDIERMRFEERLRTTFRIDEPTEGGLLPSLLLQPLVENAIKYAVSTQESGAEITIAAQLVGQNLRITVSDTGPGLQNQEGDHRLNAVSFDGGQTVSTGVGLANIRDRLAQAYGPAHRFETYEPSEGGFAVTIEIPFERRDADFPASATAT, encoded by the coding sequence ATGGCCGTGCTTCCTTTCCAACCCACCCCGTTTTTCGCCAACAAGAATCGCGCTTTCTGGCGGTTGCAGGTGGTGGGCTGGGTCGGCGCTCTGGTGCTGCGCGCCATGTCTCTGCTGGCGACGGGGCAGTCATGGTCCCCGCTGGCGCTGGTGGTGGTGGAAATCATCAACGGCTTTTCGATCAGCCTGCTGCTGGCGGTGATCTATCGCCAGCTGATGGGCCAGCGCGCATTGCTGACCTGGGGCGTGACGGCGGTGGTGCTGCCGCTGGCTGTCTGCCTCTATGCCTTCATGGATGCCTGGGTGGTCGACCTGTCGCATCCGGACAGCACCTCGGGCTTCCCCCAGCTGTTCGTGCAGGTGTTCTTCTATGACGCGGCGCTGCTGGGCGCCTGGTCGGCGCTGTATTACGCCATCAACTTCTTCCTGCGCGTGGAAGAACAGAACGATGCCCTGCTGCGGCTGGAGGTGCAGGCCACCAATGCCCAGCTGGCGATGCTGCGCTATCAGCTCAACCCGCATTTCCTGTTCAACACGCTGAACTCGATCTCCACGCTGGTGCTGCTGGGCCAGACCGAGCCCGCCAATGCCATGCTGACGCGCCTCTCCTCCTTCCTGCGCTACACGCTGATCAACGAGCCCGAGGGGCGGGTGACGGTGGCCAAGGAGGTCGAGACGCTCAAGCTCTATCTCGACATCGAGCGGATGCGATTCGAGGAGCGGCTGCGCACCACCTTCCGCATCGATGAACCCACCGAAGGCGGGCTGCTGCCCTCTCTGTTGCTGCAACCGCTGGTGGAAAATGCTATCAAATACGCGGTTTCGACTCAGGAGAGCGGGGCGGAAATCACCATTGCCGCTCAACTGGTCGGGCAAAACCTTCGCATCACCGTCTCCGATACCGGACCCGGCTTGCAGAACCAGGAAGGCGACCACAGATTGAATGCCGTCAGTTTCGACGGGGGGCAGACGGTTTCGACCGGAGTCGGGCTGGCAAATATTCGCGATCGCCTGGCGCAGGCTTACGGACCTGCCCATCGTTTCGAGACTTATGAACCATCTGAGGGCGGTTTTGCCGTCACCATCGAAATACCCTTTGAGCGGCGCGACGCGGATTTCCCTGCCAGCGCCACTGCAACCTGA
- the xseA gene encoding exodeoxyribonuclease VII large subunit codes for MPAYPPYADDDGPGGLVAKQTPGDNAEALSITEISALLKRTVEDRFGFVRVRGELSGVKRAASGHLYLALKDEGARLDGVMWKGSVARLGFLPEDGVEVIATGKLTTYPGRSNYQIVIERMEIAGEGALLALLAKTKARLESEGLFASERKRALPFLPCVIGVVTSPTGAVIRDILHRLADRFPSHVILWPVLVQGQGAAQQVAAAVRGFGALEPGGPVPRPDVLIVGRGGGSIEDLWCFNEEEVVRAIAESPIPVISAVGHETDTTLADFAADRRAPTPTAAAEMAVPVREDLLDTVGEFGLRQRRAVTRGLDLARERLSVRAQRLPSARTLLEEPTQALDEASERLRRGLAGRAQVAGGQLQRVAGRLSLPLLAARLERARERLAAQRLNPALLTARLREDGRRLDGVARVMASLNPDAMLARGYVRVTGADGRTLVGSSQASTEARLTLHFRDGLLDVAPLDSEVSPQRAAPRKAPVRRSESPEKPLQDDLFG; via the coding sequence ATGCCCGCTTACCCGCCTTATGCCGATGATGATGGTCCTGGCGGGCTGGTAGCGAAGCAGACGCCCGGGGACAACGCAGAGGCGCTCTCCATCACCGAGATTTCCGCGCTTTTGAAGCGAACGGTGGAAGATCGCTTCGGTTTTGTGCGGGTGCGGGGTGAATTGTCGGGCGTGAAGCGCGCGGCATCGGGCCATTTGTATCTGGCGCTGAAGGATGAGGGCGCGCGTCTGGATGGCGTGATGTGGAAGGGCAGCGTGGCGCGTCTGGGCTTTCTGCCCGAGGATGGCGTGGAGGTGATCGCCACCGGCAAGCTGACCACCTATCCGGGCCGCTCGAACTATCAGATCGTCATCGAACGCATGGAGATCGCGGGCGAGGGCGCTTTGCTGGCCTTGCTGGCGAAGACTAAGGCGCGGCTTGAGTCGGAGGGGCTGTTCGCCTCGGAGCGCAAGCGGGCGCTGCCCTTTCTGCCGTGCGTGATCGGCGTGGTGACATCGCCTACCGGCGCAGTGATCCGCGATATTCTCCACCGTCTGGCCGACCGCTTTCCCAGCCATGTGATCCTCTGGCCGGTGCTGGTGCAGGGGCAGGGCGCGGCGCAGCAGGTGGCCGCGGCGGTGCGCGGCTTTGGTGCCTTGGAGCCCGGTGGCCCGGTGCCTCGACCCGATGTGCTGATCGTCGGGCGCGGCGGCGGCAGCATCGAGGATCTGTGGTGCTTCAACGAGGAAGAGGTGGTGCGCGCCATCGCCGAAAGCCCGATCCCCGTGATCAGCGCCGTCGGCCATGAAACCGACACGACTCTGGCCGATTTCGCTGCCGACCGCCGCGCGCCGACCCCCACTGCCGCCGCCGAAATGGCTGTGCCGGTGCGTGAGGATCTGCTGGATACGGTCGGCGAATTTGGGCTGCGTCAGCGCCGTGCGGTGACGCGCGGGCTCGATCTGGCGCGTGAACGCCTGTCGGTGCGGGCGCAGCGTCTGCCCTCGGCCCGCACGCTGCTGGAAGAGCCGACGCAGGCTCTGGATGAAGCGAGTGAGAGGCTGCGTCGCGGTCTGGCCGGGCGGGCGCAGGTGGCGGGGGGGCAGTTGCAGCGCGTCGCCGGGCGGCTGTCGCTGCCGTTGCTGGCAGCGCGGCTGGAGCGGGCGCGCGAAAGGCTGGCCGCTCAGCGTTTGAACCCCGCGCTGCTCACGGCGCGATTGCGTGAGGACGGGCGGCGGCTCGATGGCGTGGCCCGCGTGATGGCCAGTCTTAACCCTGACGCGATGCTGGCGCGGGGCTATGTGCGGGTGACCGGCGCGGATGGCCGCACGCTGGTGGGCAGCTCCCAAGCCTCGACCGAGGCGCGGCTGACTCTGCACTTCCGAGACGGTCTGCTCGATGTTGCGCCACTGGATTCAGAGGTTTCGCCGCAGCGCGCGGCCCCTCGCAAGGCGCCTGTGCGTCGCAGCGAATCACCGGAAAAGCCCTTACAGGACGACCTGTTCGGCTGA
- a CDS encoding M23 family metallopeptidase: MISRRGALAGLGLSLIPAQLRAAGLTAPPLANPTGVLMQGGWARGQVAGKPRLTLGSQTVDYDADGRFFLAFDRDAQPTATLTADYGTAGISSRTLAIAPRAWPIEHIDAPFHPPAVPDEAFAKLRATEVARIEAARAQVTGATGWRQAFIWPAHGRISGRFGSQRIYRGTPGAYHSGLDIAPGAGVTYVAPADGVVVLAASAPFTLEGNLLMLDHGMGLNSAFLHAQRLLVREGDRVTQGQPLGLVGMTGRATGPHLHWSLRWREARLDPLLILPPAG; this comes from the coding sequence GTGATCTCCCGCCGCGGGGCGCTGGCCGGGTTAGGACTTAGCCTGATCCCTGCGCAGCTGAGGGCTGCGGGTCTGACAGCTCCCCCTTTGGCCAATCCCACCGGCGTGCTGATGCAAGGTGGCTGGGCGCGGGGGCAGGTCGCCGGAAAGCCGCGCCTGACGCTGGGCAGCCAGACGGTCGATTACGATGCGGATGGCCGTTTTTTCCTCGCCTTTGATCGCGATGCGCAGCCCACGGCGACGCTGACCGCCGATTATGGCACCGCCGGTATCAGCAGTCGCACCTTGGCCATCGCGCCGCGCGCCTGGCCGATCGAGCATATCGATGCTCCCTTCCATCCCCCCGCCGTGCCCGATGAGGCCTTTGCGAAACTCCGGGCGACGGAAGTGGCACGAATCGAGGCTGCCCGCGCGCAGGTGACGGGCGCCACGGGCTGGCGGCAGGCCTTTATCTGGCCCGCGCATGGCCGGATTTCCGGGCGTTTCGGATCTCAGCGCATCTATCGCGGCACGCCGGGCGCCTATCACAGCGGGCTGGACATCGCGCCGGGCGCCGGGGTGACCTATGTCGCGCCCGCCGATGGTGTGGTGGTACTGGCGGCTTCGGCCCCCTTCACGCTGGAGGGCAATCTGCTGATGCTGGACCATGGCATGGGGCTGAATTCGGCTTTCTTGCATGCGCAGCGTCTGCTGGTGCGTGAAGGTGACAGGGTGACTCAAGGGCAGCCGCTGGGTCTGGTCGGCATGACCGGTCGAGCCACTGGCCCCCATCTGCATTGGAGTCTGCGCTGGCGCGAGGCCCGATTGGACCCTTTGCTGATCCTGCCGCCGGCGGGGTGA
- a CDS encoding DUF2093 domain-containing protein, with the protein MLMNSAERIAVLRYEPSGFRMVSPGSHVVCAVTGEKIPLDSLRYWSVEWQEAYASPEIATKRMLGL; encoded by the coding sequence ATGTTGATGAATTCTGCCGAACGTATCGCCGTCTTGCGTTATGAGCCCAGTGGATTCCGTATGGTCAGCCCGGGCAGCCATGTTGTGTGCGCCGTGACGGGTGAGAAGATCCCGCTCGACTCCCTCCGTTACTGGAGCGTCGAGTGGCAGGAAGCCTATGCCAGCCCGGAGATCGCCACGAAGCGCATGCTGGGCTTGTGA
- a CDS encoding LytR/AlgR family response regulator transcription factor, with the protein MTIRTILVDDEKLAIQGLQLRLQKFPDIEIIDTCANGREAIRKIKTEKPDLVFLDIQMPGFDGFSVVKGVMEIEPPLFVFCTAYQEHAVRAFEANAVSYLMKPVDEDKLADTLDRVRQRLSDKKLVEEAEKLKSVLAEVAPDAIDTLDDEQGDPNAGRFEKLINIKDRGQIFRVDVDTIERIEAAGDYMCIYTADNSLILRETMKDLERRLDPRVFQRVHRSWIVNLNLVRQVKPHTNGECFLVLESGADVKVSRSYRDVVARFVH; encoded by the coding sequence ATGACCATCCGCACCATCCTCGTTGACGATGAGAAACTGGCCATCCAGGGCCTGCAGCTGCGGCTCCAGAAATTCCCCGACATCGAAATCATCGATACCTGCGCCAACGGGCGCGAAGCCATCCGCAAGATCAAGACCGAAAAGCCCGATCTGGTGTTTCTGGATATCCAGATGCCCGGCTTCGACGGATTCTCGGTGGTGAAGGGCGTGATGGAGATCGAGCCGCCGCTTTTCGTCTTCTGCACCGCCTACCAGGAACACGCCGTGCGCGCCTTCGAGGCCAACGCCGTCTCCTACCTGATGAAGCCGGTGGACGAAGACAAGCTGGCCGACACGCTGGACCGCGTGCGCCAGCGCCTCTCCGACAAGAAGCTGGTGGAAGAGGCCGAGAAGCTGAAGAGCGTTCTCGCCGAAGTCGCCCCCGACGCCATCGACACGCTGGATGACGAACAGGGTGACCCCAACGCGGGCCGCTTCGAGAAGCTAATCAACATCAAGGATCGCGGCCAGATCTTCCGCGTCGATGTGGACACCATCGAGCGCATCGAAGCCGCTGGTGACTATATGTGCATCTACACCGCCGACAACTCGCTGATCCTGCGCGAGACGATGAAGGATCTGGAGCGCCGGCTGGACCCGCGCGTGTTCCAGCGCGTGCATCGCTCGTGGATCGTGAACCTGAATCTGGTGCGTCAGGTGAAGCCGCATACCAATGGCGAATGCTTCCTGGTGCTGGAGTCGGGCGCGGACGTGAAGGTGTCGCGTTCGTATCGCGATGTGGTGGCGCGGTTTGTTCATTAA
- the nadC gene encoding carboxylating nicotinate-nucleotide diphosphorylase, with protein MTQFSLTGFDLDTFVTQTLAEDLGEGLPGGGQDVTSESVIPADARFTGVMDSRDAITVAGLPIAVAFFRHLDPEISIETLVQDGDQVAAGTHLLRLTGKARALLTAERSALNTVQHLSGIATLTRQYVDAMGVTKARLLDTRKTIPGLRHLEKYATRMGGAQNHRMGLWDAAMIKDNHVAVAGGVGQAVGSARAAGVASIICEIDHLDQIAPALAAGATHLLLDNMEPDMLREAVALVAGRVPCEASGGVNLSTIGPIAASGVDYVSVGRLTQSAPAADIGLDFVLA; from the coding sequence ATGACCCAATTCTCCCTGACCGGCTTCGACCTCGACACCTTCGTCACGCAAACCCTTGCCGAAGACCTTGGCGAAGGCCTCCCCGGCGGTGGCCAGGACGTGACGAGCGAAAGCGTCATCCCGGCAGACGCCCGCTTCACCGGCGTGATGGACAGCCGCGATGCCATCACCGTGGCGGGCTTGCCGATCGCGGTGGCCTTCTTCCGCCACCTCGATCCGGAGATTTCCATCGAGACTCTGGTGCAGGATGGCGATCAGGTCGCGGCCGGCACGCATCTGCTGCGCCTCACCGGCAAGGCGCGTGCACTGCTGACAGCGGAGCGCTCGGCGCTGAACACCGTGCAGCACCTCTCGGGCATCGCCACGCTGACGCGCCAATATGTCGACGCCATGGGCGTGACCAAGGCGCGGCTGCTGGACACGCGCAAGACCATCCCCGGCCTGCGCCATCTGGAGAAATACGCCACCCGCATGGGCGGTGCGCAGAATCACCGCATGGGCTTGTGGGACGCGGCGATGATCAAGGACAATCACGTCGCCGTGGCAGGCGGCGTGGGGCAGGCCGTCGGCAGTGCCCGTGCGGCGGGCGTGGCCAGCATCATCTGCGAGATCGACCACCTCGACCAGATCGCACCCGCGCTGGCGGCGGGGGCGACTCACCTGCTGCTGGACAACATGGAGCCGGACATGCTGCGCGAGGCCGTGGCGCTGGTGGCGGGCCGCGTGCCCTGCGAGGCGAGCGGCGGGGTGAACCTCTCCACCATCGGGCCGATTGCGGCGAGCGGGGTGGATTATGTTTCCGTGGGGCGCCTGACTCAGAGCGCTCCGGCGGCGGATATCGGGCTGGATTTCGTTCTGGCCTGA
- a CDS encoding nucleoside deaminase produces the protein MTQWPLPEPMALALEQARLGAQAGEVPIGAVVMRDGKVIATAHNRPRALCDPTAHAEVLAIRAAAAALGQERLEGCDLWVSLEPCPMCAGAIAHARIARLYYAASDPKGGAVEHGARVFDHPQCLHRPEVYSGLGGDMAAEMLRGFFQERR, from the coding sequence ATGACCCAATGGCCGCTCCCCGAACCCATGGCTCTGGCGCTGGAACAAGCCCGTCTGGGCGCGCAGGCCGGGGAAGTTCCCATCGGCGCCGTGGTGATGCGTGACGGCAAGGTGATCGCCACCGCTCACAACCGCCCCCGCGCTTTGTGTGACCCCACCGCCCATGCCGAAGTGCTGGCGATTCGTGCTGCCGCCGCTGCCTTGGGGCAGGAACGTCTGGAAGGCTGCGATCTGTGGGTCTCGCTGGAGCCATGCCCGATGTGCGCGGGCGCGATTGCTCATGCGCGAATCGCCCGGCTTTATTACGCGGCCAGCGATCCCAAGGGCGGCGCGGTGGAGCATGGGGCGCGGGTTTTCGATCATCCGCAATGCCTGCATCGCCCCGAGGTCTACAGCGGTCTGGGTGGGGATATGGCGGCGGAGATGCTGCGCGGGTTTTTTCAAGAACGAAGGTGA